Proteins from a genomic interval of Daphnia pulex isolate KAP4 chromosome 4, ASM2113471v1:
- the LOC124191949 gene encoding keratin-associated protein 19-2-like: MFSYKLLLVCLMVVHCVLSMPFPGDEIVAVESSAEDQGVDDLATAEHHSQGYGGYGGYGGYGGYGGYGNYGGYGNYGGGYGGYGGYGGHGHGHHHHHHGYGRK, translated from the exons ATGTTCAGCTACAAG TTACTCTTAGTCTGCCTTATGGTGGTTCACTGCGTTCTTAGCATGCCCTTTCCAGGAGATGAAATAGTTGCAGTTGAAAGTAGTGCCGAGGATCAAGGCGTCGACGACTTGGCGACTGCGGAACATCATAGCCAGG gATATGGAGGTTATGGCGGATATGGCGGATATGGCGGATACGGTGGCTACGGAAACTACGGAGGCTACGGAAACTACGGTGGGGGATACGGGGGATACGGTGGTTACGGTGGGCACGGGCACGGacatcatcaccatcatcacg GTTACGGCCGCAAATAG
- the LOC124192237 gene encoding keratin-associated protein 19-2-like isoform X1 yields the protein MRPLNTSVLLGLLSLTAVAFSAPASTSTAENDPEAKSQSLSVDPRFSKKTALASPFYGNGHGYGGGYGGGYGGGYGGGYGGGYGGGGSYVPPVYPTYPGGSYGGGGSYPGYGYSGFAPYPSVNNGYGNGYGYNNGYGGYGSYPGYGTGYNGYGLVGSGTYGIGYGVNGVSVGVAG from the exons ATGAGGCCGCTG aacACATCCGTCCTTTTGGGCTTACTTTCTTTAACAGCTGTGGCTTTTTCGGCGCCGGCTTCAACTTCGACCGCAGAAAATGACCCAGAAGCGAAAAGTCAATCTCTATCAGTCGACCCGAGATTCTCGAAGAAAACC GCTTTAGCGAGCCCATTTTACGGAAATGGACATGGTTATGGTGGAGGCTACGGGGGAGGCTATGGGGGAGGCTATGGGGGAGGCTATGGGGGAGGCTATGGTGGTGGAGGAAGCTATGTTCctccagtgtacccgacataTCCCGGAGGAAGctacggcggcggcggaagtTATCCGGGATATGGATATTCCGGATTTGCGCCTTATCCTTCcgtcaacaatg GGTATGGAAATGGATACGGATACAACAACGGCTACG gTGGCTATGGTAGTTACCCTGGGTATGGTACGGGCTATAACGGATACG GACTCGTAGGAAGCGGCACATACGGTATTGGATATGGAGTCAATGGTGTTAGTGTGGGTGTGGCTGGTTAA
- the LOC124192528 gene encoding spore coat protein YeeK-like, with amino-acid sequence MFSFKLLLVCIMVLVHCALSMPTVVGEQLIPVEVYSDAQGTDDLVAAEHHSHGYGGYGGYGGYGGYGGYGGYGGYGGYGHGHHHHGHHHHHNGHIDYYDY; translated from the exons ATGTTCAGCTTCAAG TTGCTGTTAGTTTGCATTATGGTGCTGGTTCACTGCGCTCTCAGCATGCCCACCGTCGTCGGAGAACAATTGATTCCGGTGGAAGTTTATTCTGATGCTCAAGGCACCGATGATCTGGTGGCTGCGGAACATCACAGCCATg GATATGGAGGATATGGAGGATATGGGGGATATGGTGGATATGGTGGATATGGTGGATATGGGGGATATGGTGGGTACGGGCACGGTCACCATCATCACggtcaccatcatcatcacaatGGTCATATCG ATTATTATGATTACTAA
- the LOC124192237 gene encoding keratin-associated protein 19-2-like isoform X2: MRPLNTSVLLGLLSLTAVAFSAPASTSTAENDPEAKSQSLSVDPRFSKKTALASPFYGNGHGYGGGYGGGYGGGYGGGYGGGYGGGGSYVPPVYPTYPGGSYGGGGSYPGYGYSGFAPYPSVNNGYGNGYGYNNGYGGYGSYPGYGTGYNGYGSGTYGIGYGVNGVSVGVAG, encoded by the exons ATGAGGCCGCTG aacACATCCGTCCTTTTGGGCTTACTTTCTTTAACAGCTGTGGCTTTTTCGGCGCCGGCTTCAACTTCGACCGCAGAAAATGACCCAGAAGCGAAAAGTCAATCTCTATCAGTCGACCCGAGATTCTCGAAGAAAACC GCTTTAGCGAGCCCATTTTACGGAAATGGACATGGTTATGGTGGAGGCTACGGGGGAGGCTATGGGGGAGGCTATGGGGGAGGCTATGGGGGAGGCTATGGTGGTGGAGGAAGCTATGTTCctccagtgtacccgacataTCCCGGAGGAAGctacggcggcggcggaagtTATCCGGGATATGGATATTCCGGATTTGCGCCTTATCCTTCcgtcaacaatg GGTATGGAAATGGATACGGATACAACAACGGCTACG gTGGCTATGGTAGTTACCCTGGGTATGGTACGGGCTATAACGGATACG GAAGCGGCACATACGGTATTGGATATGGAGTCAATGGTGTTAGTGTGGGTGTGGCTGGTTAA
- the LOC124193256 gene encoding ecdysteroid-regulated 16 kDa protein-like yields the protein MANHLLLFVLIALPSVIYADKLLSVAACQRGGNYGTATIKEVRITPCPEAAQRRPCILKKGTNVTIEVDFEPTVAATAVTGRAFWANRMLELPLPNMNTNACATMNCPLQPNVAQTYTYNLPVSRGFPTRRYDVRWKLTAAPFNMCFQFPIQILN from the exons ATGGCCAACCATTTACTGCTCTTCGTTCTCATTGCCCTTCCCAGCGTCATTTACGCCGATAAACTTCTTTCGGTTGCTGCGTGCCAGAGAGGAGGAA ACTATGGAACTGCAACTATCAAGGAAGTCCGTATCACTCCGTGCCCCGAGGCTGCCCAACGCCGCCCatgcattttgaaaaagggaaCCAATGTCACCATTGAAGTTGATTTCGAACCGA CTGTCGCAGCGACCGCAGTCACTGGAAGAGCTTTCTGGGCTAACAGAATGCTGGAGCTTCCTCTGCCCAACATGAATACCAACGCTTGCGCAACCATGAATTGCCCCCTGCAACCCAATGTTGCCCAAACCTACACCTACAATCTTCCCGTCAGCCGAGGATTCCCTACG CGCCGCTACGATGTGAGATGGAAATTGACCGCCGCCCCCTTCAACATGTGCTTCCAGTTCCCCATCCAGATTTTGAACTAA
- the LOC124193272 gene encoding uncharacterized protein LOC124193272, whose protein sequence is MKAFRFVVILLVCFSALLNAPVNAKPTPDDGSYTGSASLDVEPSPFIDEENDYYSSLPELTRSRRNRGHGHHGHHHAGFVAGAATGAVIANHNEPNYYAPTYYYPTTYYPSNSYYDGYYYY, encoded by the exons ATGAAGGCTTTCcgg TTTGTTGTGATTCTTTTGGTTTGCTTCTCGGCACTTTTAAACGCGCCGGTAAATGCTAAACCAACGCCTGATGACGGAAGTTATACAGGATCAGCAAGCCTTGATGTTGAACCTTCACCTTTCATCGACGAAGAGAACGATTATTATTCTTCATTGCCCGAATTGACCCGTTCACGAAGAAACCGCGGACACGGCCATCACGGCCATCATCACGCCGGATTCGTCGCCGGAGCGGCCACCGGAGCTGTGATAGCGAATCATAACGAACCGAACTATTATGCACCAACCTATTACTATCCGACAACTTATTATCCATCGAATAGTTATTATGACGGGTACTATTACTACTAA
- the LOC124193287 gene encoding uncharacterized protein LOC124193287, with the protein MSHSWLYFCLATVMVVSVVDGTFFYFIPNRNLPQQFYNKDMGFIRTTSYQPGRTDGRKDEVSWVSSHRSYYYPVGPSGPIPPFESLENFERPPVDIYDQQYGNAAAPGFGGILFG; encoded by the exons ATGTCGCACTCCTGg TTGTATTTCTGCCTCGCCACTGTGATGGTCGTCTCTGTCGTCGACGgcacatttttctattttattcccAACAGGAATCTTCCGCAACAATTTTATAACAAGGACATGGGGTTCATCAGAACGACATCGTATCAACCTGGAAGAACGGATGGGAGAAAAGACGAGGTTTCTTGGGTTTCATCCCACCGCAGTTACTACTACCCAGTTGGGCCGAGTGGTCCGATCCCGCCCTTTGAATCTTTGGAAAATTTCGAACGGCCCCCAGTGGACATCTACGATCAACAGTACGGCAATGCAGCAGCTCCCGGATTTGGTGGCATATTGTTcggttga